Within Planococcus citri chromosome 2, ihPlaCitr1.1, whole genome shotgun sequence, the genomic segment TCTCTCACTCTAAACCTCAGAATACGCATATCGTTGAACAAAGTAAAGTTCCAGGCtcacatatgtacttatgtacatcATTCTGTTACAGAGATTAGAAGATTGGTACATTTGTTTTCAATTATCAGCAGCAATTTTGGCATCGAGCGCTCTCATATTCATGTGTTTTGGATCTAGCAAACCACAACCATGGTCAAGCATCCCCCGATCTCCTGATAAACGTGAAATTCATCGTGAAGAATCTAAAGAATTAGTCGTGTTATCGAAGAAAACAAACCTTTCTACAACTGAATCTagtaataaaaaatatgaagaagAATTAACCGAACTTTCTTGACAGAAATtcttgttcacttttttttttttgatctgtcagcattagaaaaataaatcagttttttatacTCGTGAGTACTTAATGCttattaataaaatattctTGCTTTacatcttaattttttcaatttttaaaagagttGATCAACTTTTTGATCTCTCTTCAATGATGAaccaaaatttgtgaaatacGGCTTGCACAATAGTGTGCTGCCTACTTTCAAAgtcttccccccccccatcaatcCCGAGGAAAATTAACCAGCGCAGAATCATTCAAAAGTGGCCTCGTAACCTATCAAAACAGGTTaaaatttagcgaaaaatttaaatattttggtgaaaataaaattactttttgaacaatttttgaagaatttcaagtccaaaaatgagcgatgatagactttgggaattttttttttgagaaaattatgatGCGGCccatcaaaatgtttaaaaattgtacaagATTGCATGATTTTATCAAAACCAGTGCAATCTCTCGACAGCCCTCCTTCCTGTTGAgatttgagtttctgaaccTTCCTGAcccattgaattcaaaattcaataccactTTTAGCCTTCTACCAAGCACTTGAAATTCAATGCAgtgcaaaaattgcaattttttatcaacttaaaagcattttttcacaattaaagATTCTCTTAATGAAAAACCACCGCtagattcgtgttcagcaggtCAAAATCACCCAATTACCACACTTTTCATGATCATTTCAATCAAACTgttcaaattcacatttttttgcatgaattttttttgcattcactAAGGAGGTTGAATGAGTGGAAAAACACAAATTCAGCGTTGCTTTTTCATAAGAATTTTTGATGACAGAAAAAGGTGCTTTTGAGTACctagatgaaaaattgtaatttttggaatcCATCAATCTTCAAGCGCTGAATTCAACAGGTCAGGGAAGTTCAGAAACTGAAATCTCAACTTGGATAGGTTGTGGTAATTTCAAGTCTTGAAGATGGTCATGTTTTTCTGAATTACCGAATTTCTCAGACTTTGATGAATTACATTGAATTTCGatcgaatattttcaatattatcaTCTTCTCTGGAGCTTGCTAATAAATTTCTGGCGATGtcatcaaatttgatttctaaGTCGTGTATGTCGCACAGTTCCTTGTCAATGATTTCCGGAATTGGTAATACTGAATCAATGTCAAGCTTTCAAAGATCGCTAAGTAAGATGTTTACGTATGTTTCAATTATTTGTAAACTCATTTGTTGAAGTCGAAGTCAAAGTGCTAGTTGTACCATCATCATCAGTTAAAATGTCATCATTGAGAAAAACATAGTCATCGTCGTCATTGGGAGGATTGCTGGGTATTTCAGCAGATTCAGACATTGCTACTGATTTTACCCAGCCTGAAGGACCATGAAAATAGTGATAACTTGTAGACTGTGTATATGATTTATTCTatagaagtgcattttttattggtttgtaccaaatggaaaaaattttttaaattgatcatttttcagaaaaatgaatttgcacataaataatgaaatcttaatttttgagaaaaactcaaaaactaagcactctagaaaaaagctaatgacattatgtcaatTGGAAATCTAATTCTCTATaactttgttaacatgaaattgTTTTTGGACGCTTGCTTTCGCCtacagatcaattttaatgaaaggttataactcaaaatgttttccaaacattgaaatattcttctttaagatttttatttttcaaagtattcttatgctaaatgaaggtacaataccagatctttaaaatgaggtgctattcattcctcacaattaattataagttggtgaaaataatgaatcaagtttttaaaaaaaagaaaatcattctcctgtaaaatttcatttttttgagatgtaaccttattactcccaaggtgcgatacgGTAATTATGGTAAATACATGTGAGGAACCATGCTAAGAATTATTCCTTAGGGAAAGAATTTCCCTCTTCCAAACTAGCTCAAATATCGGAGAGTTGCCACCCTTCCTAACGTTAATATTCATTTAAATTATGAagaatataaataaatatacttGAATGACCATTTCATGTCCCAAAAAACTAGATGTATTACATAAAAATGTTACAGCTACGAAAATACTTTAAAAGTTACGTGGATTAAATCTACTTAATATCTGACTTAGGCAAAAACACCTATTCCTAGCCAGATGTAAAGCATAATTAATAAGTTACGAAATAAACGTTTGTCAACGATAAAGCAAAATTACGTTATTTAAAAACTATAAGGACATCTGATGAAATCATGCCTTTCGCCTTTCTGCCTATGTTCATGGTTCACACTAAATCCTCATGTCCACAGGCAGGATTTTTATTAACATAAGCATTAAAAAAGTTAATCGAACGAGAGTCTGATTGGGGTAAAATCGCAAACACTGTACACATTAAACCTACTCACGTGTGAGACCCCTAATACTAGGCTCGATCGTAGGTTCTAGTTAGAAGAAGCACATTCATATGGGTTGCCTTTTTCCCAGTTCAGATTCTGGTAAAAGGTCCGAGAGATATCTATATttgtgacgcgaccagcgataccataccatatgtcggcaaaaatttttttcgttttattgtggtttctggtagtgtttttcttcctcttttcaatggtgcaaacagattttcaaaatattaaaatctgacaaatttgcaaaatttcaaagttgcgtattttttgaaattcaaaaaccaaaattctgagaaaaacgtttttgaaagtttgggttatttttgtaacatttttaaaaaccagtgaacagtattttttttttttttgattttcttcatcttttaatggttttacatcatatttttttttttttttttgacatttttttatgaaaagcacttttgtaaaaccggcttttcaccactaaaacgacgtgtttgagatcggtgggtacacccattacaaagtataggcttcatagtatatgaatcgacaaaaaaattgtttttgatattttctgactttttccatgaaaacgcgattatctcaaaaaaaagttttccgacttatggtatggtatcgctggtcgcgtcacattTATTAAATCCCCCATTCGGGGTTACGTTAAcacattgaaataaattatgtTCGCCACAGGAGGTGGAATAGAATATATAAGGCACTGGCACGACACAACCTATGTTAAACAGTATAAGGGTCATAACCCAGACCTTGCCATCGCGAGCAGCAAAAACTGAGTAAAGTTGCGAGCTCGAGGATCTACGAGAGGTACCTAAAATTCGCGAATCGTCTGTGACGTCATAGAGTTCACACATTGCCAATTACTGTAGGGTGAGAGGTACCCAGGGGGTTAAGCCCATAGAATCATCTATATAAAACGATCGATACTTGATGACCTTCACGAGGTTCATCTTCGAATAATCACCTCAAGCGGTGAGTATGGTATGGACGACCTAAGGCAGTCATGGCATATTTCCccattacattttgaaatttttttgcaaaaaaaaggctttgaaactttcaacaaaCATCAGGATTTTCTGGCAATTAGATAGTGgcaaaaaatggtactttttgctatttttgtcaaaaaagcgagatttttggataatttttggcaaaaaaatcactttttgaaaaaattgcttaaaacgGTTCGAACCTGTTTTCAATCAGGAGGAGGGGGCCGGAGGTGGTCAAAAACAGGATACGCACTAAATTTCTGCTTTTAGATCAATTTAGTGacattttgattgtttttcacaCATCATAAATAATGATGTAAACAATTTTCTTCGACCATCCCAGATCTAAATTTCGTTTCACATCATTCTGTTTTTCCGATTTAACGCCGAATATCTTGTGGATTGATtaggggaaaaatgaaaattgactcaCCAATTTCAATTACCGGTATCTTATTATCTCGTTCGATTCCTTGGTTATCTTTATGATAAGGTAGGTAACATCGCCTGAAacacagatttgaaaaaataacattattaGTTCGTCCATAAATACATTCCTTTACCTATAAATATGTATTAGATACTTCTAGAAAAAGAATCCGCGTAAAACAATTTAAATCGCGAAGTAATCTTCGATCTAGTAGGTGCCACACAAATTAAGTATGGAAGCAGAAAACAAAGAAGACAAATACCATCAGTATCGGTATCGAGATCCCAGCGCACccagaaatgaacaaaatatacCTGGGATATGGTTTTCCAAACGGTTCAACATAACGGTTTTATTATTCTTGGGATACCTTATGCATGGGATAACATTTCAAGTCACCGGGATCTCGCTCGCTGATATGACCACCAATCGAGTCATCGTCAACCAGACAAATAATTTGACCACAATGAAGGTAAGCGAagacaaaattacaaatttatgtaggtagctaCCTACGAAGAAATAATTCATCtgtttctaaaaaatatattattggTTTTCCTTAAAGCCATCAGAATTTCAATGGGACTTGAAAACGGAAGAGATAATTTTGAGCATGTTTTGGATCGGTTTCCTACTCTCCATATGTGGTGGATTTGTAGCACAGAGATATGGAGGCGCTAGAACCCTAGGAATATCGATGATGCTGACAGGAATAATTTTGGCAATGAATCCAATATGTGCACGAATCCATGTCTATCTTTTCGCGTTATGCCAATTAACGACAGGTGTTTTACAAGTAAGAACAATTAATTTATCTGAATGTAGCCAATTCTTATTACGTAAGGTACCCATTTTTCCAATTAATCAGGGCTATAAATTTTGCATTAGGGGTTCTTTTTAGCCAGCACTGCAGAAGTATTTGCTTGCTGGATGCCAATGAAAGAAAGAACTGTGCTGATGTCTTTCGCCATTAATGGAATTTACGTAGCAGCCGTGGTTATGCATCCTTTTTTCAGCAGTTTGGCTTATAAATGGCAATGGACGATGAATTTCTACGTTTCAGGTAATGTTTTATTTGGTACCAAGGTACAACACTTTCTCCTACTTTTTTGGTTGTTTAAGTTGGtgttaagaattttttttaaaaatcctcaaaaactcaaaatttcatgattttttaaaagtgattaCCTAGTGATTACAATAAttctaaaacaattttcaacatcgATGATTATTGATTTTCTATGCAAAATTATTacagaaggggggggggggtctcttACCAAGGAacgttttaaatcatggatatgccTCTTGCTTGAAACTTTATCATGAAAAGTCATTTGATACGTATAAACTCACTCCGCAGGATTGCATCCAAGCATTCAAAGGGCTGATAAAATgtcttaaaaaaattatttctgaaaatgtgACATGATTTCAGCAATTTATTGGCTCGATACTTAAAAATTCAGGCTACGTTCTTCAAGGTACGATAACTCAAATGCTAGAAAATGGTCATTTGTTCACAGTTCCTAAAAGTcagacgaattaaaaaattcaacacaattTCTCTGAGttgcaaaatttcaccaattttaccaaaaattactagaaattagCCATTGATTGACAATTAATCTTTTCCATGctacaaatttacaaaaaattacacaccAATAAAAAACTTGGAGACTGTGCATAGATTCGTGAGAACAGATTAAGTTTAcagtaaatgtttgaaaattgtcctcaattttttcaagtttgtgaAAGTCTGGCATACTTGATCAGAGAGAGAGTGTCTATAACGAAAtcttaaaatcaaaaaccttAGAAAGACTTTTGGAaggacattcaaaaaaatagaacacGAGTCGTAACCCTCTTGACTcctcaaaaaatacacaaaatcaccaaaaaaaaaaaaaaaatgaaaaaatgtgtatccaatttttaaaaaattattcaaaaaatgtcgtgAAAACACATCAGGAACAATTTATTAAATTACTTACCAGCTGTATTTATTTTCGCTGTTTTGAcgtccaaaaaatgaaaaatctcaataattttctgattgaaaattacaattcggaaatttgtaaaaaagggGACCTTCTGACCAAAATGAGGGCTTCTTCATGACCtttgatatcatattcataaatgacttataaaaatgtttattttctgttttgaactTGTCTTTTGGaagcccaaaattttttcatctcaaaacgaaacgaattggcccgagcgaagcaagggcgaaagtttttgataatttcatttcGAGAGGCCtaagaacgatgttttttttcaaggaaatcaCCACattcaatttgatctgatcagatctactCAAATCAAAGTTTGATCGGATTAAATCTGTTCAAGATCTGTTCAGATCATGTTTTTTCCTCTTGAGCAATCATATTATAAGAGGAACCATTTCAGGTATCGTGTGTTTTATTTGGTCAATCATTTGGCTGATCTACGTTAAAAACGAACCTATGAAGGATAAACGAATTTCCGATAAAGAATTCGAATACATTTGGCAAGAAACTGGAACTTTATTGAGAAAACGAGTGAGTAATCAATTACCTAATCATCTTCCATATTcttctctcaaaaattaatttttttgaggtgataattttacaatattacgtaatacataattttgaaattaaatttcaatattcaggATATTCGACCGTATGAAGACATTCTCGTATCGTCGTCATGTTGGGcactatttttttgtaaatttgcctTCGGCTGGGCATCCGCGTACACACTGTCCTATCTACCCCTGAATTACATAAAAGGTAAAGAAACGTAAGAGTAATTAATGCTCCTTCAATTTCGATGGTCGACAAGCCAATTAACACTCCTGTGGGTAGTTTGAGTGCCACAGCTACCTGTAAGGCAACACTCGTAACGTCTTTTCTTGCACTGAATACTGATTATAATATAATTCTTTTCGCAGATGTTACAAACAAGCAGACTAATGTAGAAATAAATCAAGTGTATTTAATTCTGCTCATTCTGGATATCATTAACATTTTTACAATCCCCATCACCGGAGTACTAATCAACTTTTGGCTAAGCAGGGGTGATCGCATTCCCTTCATAACTGAGGTGATCCTTACAGTCTCAATAATCCTATTCGAATATTTCTATCGACGACGTTTCTCTaatgcaaaattatttttttcgaacagCTTCACAAAATAATTATCGCTGTTGTGTATATAGTGACTGGATTCTCGTTCGTAGTTTTCGCTTTACTCATCGCTCATTTCTCACCGTCCTTGATTTGTTTGCTGGCTATCAAACCCTTTCTGCCGTACTGTCAAATTATTTTAGAGTAAGTTAGCAGGATTTCAAAACATAAAcatctatcaaaaaattaactggAATATTTCAACTCGTAATTTGTAGAATGATTCCTGTGCACATGGCTCCCAATCATTCGAGTCTTTTATCAGGATTCGCTGTATTTTGGCAAACTGTAGGTATCTTATGCGTCCAAACCATCATAAAAGGAACAGTCGAAGACCACGTAAGCATCTTCTCTCACTCTCAACTTCAGAATACCTACTACGTAGTACATCGTTGAACGAAATAAAGTCCCAGGCTCACATACTTATGTACATCATTTCTGTTACAGAGATTAGAAGATTGGAACATCTGTTTTCAATTATCAGCAGCAGTTTTGGTATCGAGTGCTCTCATATTCCTGTGTTTTGGATCTAGCGAACCACAACCATGGTCGACCATTTCTCAATCTCATGATGTAGTTGAGGGTCAGCGCGGTCAATACAAAGAATTAGTCAAGCTATCGAGTAAAACAAACGTTTCTACGAGTATAACTACATGTTGTAATATGTATGAAGACCAAGTGTCCGATCTATCAATTTCGTTAACATAACGCCATCATAAAtctatgtgaaaaaatttagacTTCGAAACTACCATTAATCTTTctctaacttgaaaaaaaaaaaaaaaaaaacgtttcgaagtattttcgttcttttttcttGACAGAaattcttgttcaattttttaaaaatatgtaatgtgtatgtaataaaataaaaacatcaattttttatactggAG encodes:
- the LOC135837147 gene encoding sialin-like; its protein translation is MEAENKEDKYHQYRYRDPSAPRNEQNIPGIWFSKRFNITVLLFLGYLMHGITFQVTGISLADMTTNRVIVNQTNNLTTMKPSEFQWDLKTEEIILSMFWIGFLLSICGGFVAQRYGGARTLGISMMLTGIILAMNPICARIHVYLFALCQLTTGVLQGFFLASTAEVFACWMPMKERTVLMSFAINGIYVAAVVMHPFFSSLAYKWQWTMNFYVSGIVCFIWSIIWLIYVKNEPMKDKRISDKEFEYIWQETGTLLRKRDIRPYEDILVSSSCWALFFCKFAFGWASAYTLSYLPLNYIKDVTNKQTNVEINQVYLILLILDIINIFTIPITGVLINFWLSRGDRIPFITELHKIIIAVVYIVTGFSFVVFALLIAHFSPSLICLLAIKPFLPYCQIILEMIPVHMAPNHSSLLSGFAVFWQTVGILCVQTIIKGTVEDHRLEDWNICFQLSAAVLVSSALIFLCFGSSEPQPWSTISQSHDVVEGQRGQYKELVKLSSKTNVSTSITTCCNMYEDQVSDLSISLT